The following is a genomic window from Candidatus Binatus sp..
ATGCGACCGCACGGCAGTCTCGGCGCCTTGACGCCAGCCGAGTTCGCAGCGTTAAAAAGACGGGAAACGCAACCGCCCGAGGAGGGCGAAAAAACCGGCGGACTCTACTTATGATTGGCGGGAAATTGGGGAGCAGGCCAGTCGCCGTAAATGAGCGCGGACCTTATATCTATTTTGATCAACCGGTCGCGGATTTGAGCGAGACTGCTTTCGGCCGGAAGAAAGTGGTCATAGTTGTCTGCGCGGAACAGTTGTCCATACTGCCCGGCGTGAAACGCGAACCCATAGCGAAATATGTCCTGCCAGGTAACTGCGGCAAGATCTTGAGATAGCCCGCGATAGAATTTTCGCGACCGTGCGAAGGTCCTCAGAGCAGCGGTCGCACCGCGGCGATTCAATGCGTTCAATACCTTGAAGCCGAATAGTCCTCCAAGGAGGTCATATTCGGGTCGAGGGAAGAGCGTATGGATGATTCTGGGTGTTCCAGACCCGGCAGATAAATCTTCGATCACCTTGATGAACAGAATCTTCGTCGTGAAGTGCAGCGAGATCGCTTGAAGAGCAATGCGGGTTTGTTTCTTTTGGTCTGAACCGGTACCGCCGATAAACCGTTTTCGTTCCTCAATGATTCTGATTAGGTAAGGCGCCAGACTGGGCGCACGAGAGGGATCGTAGTTCCCTGAAGCCGAATCCAGGAATACGGCTGTTAAATCTGAAACGGTCTGATTTTTGAAATCGATCAGGATCTGCACAAGTGCGGCCGCATCAAGTGATGTTCGAATGGCGCCCGGCGGTTCGGCTGTTACAGCGTTCCACGTGCATTCCGGTATCGGAGCATACTTCAGGCGCCCGTCCTGAACGTCGATAGTTTCGGTTTTTCTGAGAAAGCGGCGCTCTCGTCCATTGGAGATAACGATGAACGAGACAGGGGTTTCGAAGAAATCACTGACAGCGTAGCTTCGAGCCTGGTTTACATCTTCCTCGGTGAGGTCGTGCGAATAACGCTTGGCTTCTAGCACGGCGTATGGATAGCCTTCAGAGAGATAAAGCCCGTCATAACGGCCCTGCTCGCCTTCTCCAACAGGCACTGTGTGCTGCGCCTGGTAATCGAGCGTATCTGGTGAGGGAAAACCTTTATGGTTGTGCAAATAAGGCAGGATCAGTTTGTCGGCCGTGTCTTGCTCAGAATATTGTCGATAAGACTGCTCGGTCAGAGGCATTCGGCTAGTTCCAAAGCGAAAAGTGTTTGGCCCGACTATCTATCACAGCCGCTGCACATCGGAAAACGTCCGCCGCACCACTTCTTCCAATCTCTCCTGCCGTACCTTGACCCACGGGTTATAGTGCCGCTCGCAGACCTTGAGTGAATTTCCCAAAAGCACCGATACCGTTTCCAACGACACCCCATTTGTGAGGAGTCCAATCGCGAAACTGTCGCGAAGCTGATGCGCGTGAAACTTCACGCCGGCGAGTTTTCCGAGCCGCGCCAAAGACCGCTGCCAATCGGCCACGCCCGACTTCGGATTCCCGATACCGGACCAAAAATAGTATTCGCCATTTCCGCATCCCGCGATCGCTGCCAAGACAAATTCCGGCAACGGCAACCACACCGGCACATTCGTTTTCTGTGAATAGAGGAACAGCTTATCGCCCTGGATTTTCTTGCGGGTGAGCATCACGCAATCGCGAATCCGCAGACCCGAATATCGAAGCACGAGAAGAAATGCTTTAATCCGCTCTCCCGTCCTCGCCCCATAGACCCCTTTTTTCGGGAATTTCTCACAAGCCGCGATCAGCTTTTGAAAATCCGCATCCTCAACCGGAAGCGTCGGGCTGAACACCAATCGGGGCGGCTTCAAAAGCGTCGCCGGATTCTTTTCGGTCCACCCGCGCTCCTGACAAAATCGGAAGAACGCCCGGAGCCGCTCGATCTTCTTCCGGGATGAAATTCCGGCCAATTTCCACGTCTGCCGATATTCCGAGAGGTCGCTCAGGGAAATCGCATCGACCGGCCGCGGTCCGAATTGCGCCTTCATCTCGCGTTCCAAAAGCCGGTATTTCCCGAGAGTCTCGAGTTTCAGGTGCCGCGCCTCGGCATCCGTAATGAATTGCACGAACGCTTCGACAACCGAAACACTGCCGCCCTCAATCCGGGCCTCCCAATCCCGCACGATTTTTTGCGCCGATTCCCAATTTCGGATCCCCAGGGACTTCTTCATCCACTGGCCGTGGAGCGTTCCCTGAACCCAGATCGGGCACGAGCATTTGTTATGCTTCCGCGTGGAGTGCTTGCACCGCGCCAAGTGCCGTCGCCACAAATTCAGCATGCGGCGAGCTTAGCAGAAAGGCACGCCATTGGCACGCGCTTTCGGCATCATCCGAAAACGTAATAAAATCAGCTAGTTAGCTGGTGGAGGCGGGGGGAATTGAACCCCCGTCCGAAGGCCTTCCGGCGACGGCCACTACACGCTTAGTCTGCGAATTTTAGCTCGCGTCCGAAACGCCCACAGACGGGCTTTGCTGACGCCAGCCGGCTGAATTTTCGGGACGCCGCCCAGCCGGTGAACTGCGGTTCCCTAGCCCACTAAATGACGCCCCGACCCGCTGCCATGGGCGAGCAGCGGCGGGACGCTAGCGGCCCTTAGGCCGCCAGAGCGTAACCGTTATTGTCTGCGGGTAAATTTCGCAGTCTGCCAGTTTTACGGGTCGACAGCACCCGGCGTGCGACCATGGCCATATTGTCTTCGTCGAATCCAGTTCGCCCCCACGGACCGTGGGTTTTCGATATGAGGCCAGTCGAAACGGTTACATCATTCAATCTAAGGCTCAATCGCCGCGTTCGCAACCTGCCCTCAACCCCCCTTATCTGCGCCGCCGCCTGCGGATAAACTCGCCCTGCGATGGCACGCGACACCCGCAATGGCAAACCGTCGAGCGACGGATTCGATCTGGTCGCCGATAACCGCAAGGCGCGGCATGATTTCTTCATCGAGGAGACGCTCGAGGCCGGCCTCGCACTCACCGGCACGGAGGTCAAGTCGCTGCGGGCGCATCGCGCAAATCTGCGCGACAGTTACGCGCGCATAAAAAACGGCGAAGCGTTCCTCGAGAGCGTCCATATCGGCGCCTACGCTCCGGCGGGCCAATTCAGCCACAAGGAGACGCGCGCGCGAAAACTCCTGATGCATCGCCGCGAGATCGATCGCCTGTGGGGCCGCGTGCGCGAGAAGGGCTATTCGATCGTCCCGCTGAAACTTTATTTCAAAAACGGCCGGGCCAAGGTTGAACTGGGGCTCGCCAAGGGCAAGCACTCCTACGACAAGCGCGACGCGATCGCGCGCAAGACCTCCGAGCGTGAAATCGAGCGCGCCCTGAAAGGACGCAACCGCTAGCGCGCCTCCGGGCTCGTCGCGAGTTGACTCAATTCCGCAACCAGGCTCTGGAAGCTATCGACGCTCGCCGATAGTTCCGCCGCGGTAGAGCCGATGCTGCCCAGCACGCTCGCGGCGGTATCGTGAAATCGCGCCGGTTTGATCGCGAATCGATGCGACTCCGCGAACGCGCCTTTCTCATTGAGAAAAAATCTGCGATTCAGCGCGTAGAGCACCAGCGTCATGAAGCCCGCCGCGCGAAACAGGCATCCCGCGACGTACATCACGTCCGCGCGCTCGGCCGGCTTCGCGGCGATTGAAATTTCGAATTCCGCGTCAAAGAGATGCTTGGCTATTGCAGCGGCCCGAAATTTTTTAGGATATTCGCATACCAGGGACTTGAGTTCGGCGATCGCGCCCGCCGGATCAAACAGCGGACGGCATACATGAACTTCGCCCGCGTAAATTTGCAAATGAAATCCGAGCGGATGACCAAGCTGATAGACGCTGCGGGGGCGTCCGGCGATGCAGTCCTCGATCGCCTCGCGCACCGCGCCAATTTCACGGTAAATGAAATCGACGCGACGGCCGCGAATCTCGAGCCATCCGCCGCCGTTCACCCCCGGCCCCCATTGGCCGAACGAAGTCACCAATCCATCAAGATGACGATCGTCCAGTTCGTGTGCAGCCGCTCCCAGAGCCGCAGTCGAGAATGGATGGGCGCCGTCGTAATAGATTCCGAGATCGATATCCGATCGTTCGTCGGCGTTACCGCGCGCGCGTGATCCGCCAAGCACGATCGCTGCTACGCCGTCGATCTTCGCGACGCGGCCCGCGACCAGGCTGAGTATTTCTTCGATTTCGCGCTGACCAGCCACCCGCCGAGCTTAAGTCGCACGTCCAACTGGAGCAACGACAAGCGCCAACGCGGTCTCG
Proteins encoded in this region:
- a CDS encoding type I restriction endonuclease — its product is MPLTEQSYRQYSEQDTADKLILPYLHNHKGFPSPDTLDYQAQHTVPVGEGEQGRYDGLYLSEGYPYAVLEAKRYSHDLTEEDVNQARSYAVSDFFETPVSFIVISNGRERRFLRKTETIDVQDGRLKYAPIPECTWNAVTAEPPGAIRTSLDAAALVQILIDFKNQTVSDLTAVFLDSASGNYDPSRAPSLAPYLIRIIEERKRFIGGTGSDQKKQTRIALQAISLHFTTKILFIKVIEDLSAGSGTPRIIHTLFPRPEYDLLGGLFGFKVLNALNRRGATAALRTFARSRKFYRGLSQDLAAVTWQDIFRYGFAFHAGQYGQLFRADNYDHFLPAESSLAQIRDRLIKIDIRSALIYGDWPAPQFPANHK
- a CDS encoding tyrosine-type recombinase/integrase, with the protein product MARCKHSTRKHNKCSCPIWVQGTLHGQWMKKSLGIRNWESAQKIVRDWEARIEGGSVSVVEAFVQFITDAEARHLKLETLGKYRLLEREMKAQFGPRPVDAISLSDLSEYRQTWKLAGISSRKKIERLRAFFRFCQERGWTEKNPATLLKPPRLVFSPTLPVEDADFQKLIAACEKFPKKGVYGARTGERIKAFLLVLRYSGLRIRDCVMLTRKKIQGDKLFLYSQKTNVPVWLPLPEFVLAAIAGCGNGEYYFWSGIGNPKSGVADWQRSLARLGKLAGVKFHAHQLRDSFAIGLLTNGVSLETVSVLLGNSLKVCERHYNPWVKVRQERLEEVVRRTFSDVQRL
- the smpB gene encoding SsrA-binding protein SmpB, whose amino-acid sequence is MARDTRNGKPSSDGFDLVADNRKARHDFFIEETLEAGLALTGTEVKSLRAHRANLRDSYARIKNGEAFLESVHIGAYAPAGQFSHKETRARKLLMHRREIDRLWGRVREKGYSIVPLKLYFKNGRAKVELGLAKGKHSYDKRDAIARKTSEREIERALKGRNR
- a CDS encoding nucleotidyltransferase domain-containing protein, producing the protein MAGQREIEEILSLVAGRVAKIDGVAAIVLGGSRARGNADERSDIDLGIYYDGAHPFSTAALGAAAHELDDRHLDGLVTSFGQWGPGVNGGGWLEIRGRRVDFIYREIGAVREAIEDCIAGRPRSVYQLGHPLGFHLQIYAGEVHVCRPLFDPAGAIAELKSLVCEYPKKFRAAAIAKHLFDAEFEISIAAKPAERADVMYVAGCLFRAAGFMTLVLYALNRRFFLNEKGAFAESHRFAIKPARFHDTAASVLGSIGSTAAELSASVDSFQSLVAELSQLATSPEAR